A stretch of DNA from Saccharospirillum mangrovi:
GGCTGTACCGCATCTGGATGACGCTGGGCTGGAACGACATCCTGGCGCGCTACCGTCGTTCTGTTCTGGGTCCGTTGTGGTTAACCATCAGCATGGCGGTCACCATCGCCGTCATGGGTCCGCTGTACGGCAGCATTTTCAACATCGACATCCGCGCCTTTATGCCGCACCTCAGTCTGGGGTTAATCGCCTGGGGGTTTATCTCGGCGCAATTGATTGAGTTCGGGGAAATCTTCCAGCACTCGGCGCATTACCTGCGCAACATGAAGCTGCCGCTGTCGCTGTTCATCCTGCGCGTGCAGTACCGGCAACTGATCATCCTGGCGCACAACCTGGCGATCATCCCGGTGCTGTTTTTGATCCTCGGTTTGCCGATTCATTGGACGCTGTTGCTGGTGATTCCGGCGCTGGTATTAATCGGCTGTAACTTCTTCTTTATCGGTCT
This window harbors:
- a CDS encoding ABC transporter permease — encoded protein: MFYSSFTSNLAGTLRFPLNDVASAFRLYRIWMTLGWNDILARYRRSVLGPLWLTISMAVTIAVMGPLYGSIFNIDIRAFMPHLSLGLIAWGFISAQLIEFGEIFQHSAHYLRNMKLPLSLFILRVQYRQLIILAHNLAIIPVLFLILGLPIHWTLLLVIPALVLIGCNFFFIGLIISFFCTRYRDMQPVLTSLMNLFFFVTPIVWHPDQLSGQRRFIAELNPLAVYVDLIRAPFLGQVPSLHEWGFALGSAVVLLLAALYLLKRSGHRLVYWL